The Gemmatimonadota bacterium genome has a segment encoding these proteins:
- a CDS encoding alkaline phosphatase family protein — translation MKILVIGLDCASPELIFQRFRDDLPTINNLIQTGVYGNLKSTIPPITIPAWMSMVTGKDPGTLGFYGLRNRADYSYNCLSIANSTLVHDDTVWDIISTAGKKVILVGVPQTYPPQPVNGCLIASFLTPSNNSSYTYPDSLKAEIERVSDGYIIDVRDFRTDDKARLLREIYAMTKKRFRVTRHLMQTREWDFCMHVEMGTDRIHHGFWRFLDQTHRKHDPNSEYVNAIRDYYRYLDSEIASLIDLAGTDTAILLVSDHGAKRIDGGICINEWLIREGYLTPKKYPQKLTAYEDLEIDWTKTTAWGAGGYYARIFLNIAGREPKGIVPPEQYNVLRDELAKKIADIPDDKGNPLPTQVFKPEDIYNTINNIPPDLIAYFGNLHWRSVGTIGHRAIHTLENDTGPDDANHAQHGIFILKDGTHTGEKYNLEIRDIAPTILGLMDIPIPTDMQSQAIVNAPSTPAPSDAHPSHTGDEVYTEDEKKALEDRLRALGYL, via the coding sequence ATGAAAATACTCGTCATAGGTCTGGATTGCGCGTCGCCCGAACTGATCTTTCAGCGATTTCGAGATGATCTGCCCACCATCAATAACCTGATCCAGACCGGAGTTTACGGCAATCTCAAAAGTACCATCCCGCCCATCACCATTCCCGCCTGGATGAGTATGGTAACGGGCAAAGACCCCGGCACGCTGGGATTTTACGGACTTCGCAACCGCGCCGATTACTCCTACAACTGTCTGTCCATTGCCAATTCAACGCTCGTGCATGACGATACAGTTTGGGACATCATTTCTACCGCGGGGAAAAAAGTAATCCTCGTCGGCGTGCCCCAAACCTATCCCCCCCAGCCAGTCAACGGCTGCCTGATAGCCTCTTTTCTCACGCCGAGCAACAACAGTTCCTATACCTATCCCGACAGTCTAAAAGCCGAAATCGAGCGCGTATCCGATGGCTACATCATCGATGTGCGCGATTTTCGCACAGATGACAAGGCGCGCTTGCTCCGCGAAATTTACGCCATGACCAAAAAGCGATTTCGGGTGACCCGGCATCTCATGCAAACCCGCGAATGGGATTTTTGCATGCATGTGGAAATGGGCACAGATCGCATCCACCACGGATTCTGGCGTTTTCTGGACCAAACCCACCGAAAACACGATCCCAATTCCGAATATGTGAACGCCATCCGCGACTATTACCGGTATCTCGATAGTGAAATCGCATCCCTGATTGACCTGGCCGGTACAGACACGGCCATCCTCCTCGTCTCAGACCACGGCGCCAAGCGCATCGATGGCGGCATTTGCATCAACGAATGGTTGATCCGAGAAGGGTATTTGACACCAAAAAAATATCCCCAAAAGCTCACGGCTTATGAGGATCTCGAAATCGACTGGACAAAAACCACAGCCTGGGGGGCGGGTGGCTATTACGCGCGCATCTTTCTCAACATTGCCGGCCGCGAACCAAAAGGCATTGTGCCCCCCGAACAATACAATGTCTTACGCGACGAACTTGCAAAAAAAATCGCGGATATTCCCGATGACAAGGGCAATCCACTGCCAACGCAGGTCTTCAAACCCGAGGATATTTACAACACTATTAACAATATCCCGCCCGATCTGATCGCCTATTTCGGCAACCTGCACTGGCGTTCTGTTGGCACAATAGGCCATCGCGCCATCCACACCCTTGAAAACGACACCGGGCCAGACGATGCCAACCACGCCCAACACGGTATCTTTATCCTCAAAGACGGCACGCACACCGGCGAAAAATACAACCTGGAAATACGCGACATCGCACCAACTATCCTGGGCCTCATGGATATCCCTATCCCCACCGACATGCAAAGCCAGGCAATAGTCAACGCACCCTCAACACCCGCACCATCAGATGCACATCCTTCACACACAGGCGACGAGGTCTATACAGAAGACGAAAAAAAAGCACTCGAAGATCGGCTCAGAGCGCTGGGATATTTATGA